The sequence TCACAACAGCGGCGGCCCCCTGGCTCAACGGCGGCTATACAATCTTCGGCTATGTTGTCAAAGGGATGGATGTCGTTTATAAACTGGAAGGGGTTCGGACAGGCAGACAGGACCGTCCGCTGGAGTCGCAGACGATCCTTAAGGCAAGTGTCGCCGAGTAGCGGCGCTTAGAGCATCATGCCGCGGATCGTATAGAAGATTGCGGCGGACAGAACGGCGGCAGCGGGAACCGTGATCACCCACGCCGCGATAATCTTCTTGATCGCATCGCGTTTGACATACTTGATCTTCTGGGCACGCTTAAGCTGTTTTTTGTCGAGACGGATCTTCTCCTCTTCATCCTCAATCATCCGGTACAGTTGAACGATACGTTCATAATCCTCCTGGCTTTTGCCCTGTCTTGCTTCCAGGGTCTCTTTTTCGGCATTGAGCGCATGCAGCAGCTTCTCGTCCTCGATGAGCTGGCGGCGCTCGACGCGGATCAGTTCCTCCTCCTTCGTATGGTAGAGGAACTCGCGCAGGAAGCCGACGCCAAAGACACCGCCGATGGCGATATGCGTGGAGCTGACCGGAAGACCGAGCTGTGAGGCGACGATGACGGTAATGGCCGCCGCCATCGCAATACTGTAGGCACGGACCTGGTCAAGCTCGGTGATCTCGCTGCCGACGGTGCGGATCAGTTTCGGGCCGTACAGGGCCAGCCCCAGTGCGATCCCGATGGCACCGACGAGCATGACCCACATCGGGATGCTCGCCTTGGTACTGATGACGCTGTGCTGCACGGCATCAGCGATCCCAGCGAGCGGACCGACGGCGTTGGCAACGTCGTTGGCCCCGTGGGCAAAACTGAGCAGCGCCGCGGCGAAGATCAGGGGGATCGTAAAGAGTTTGTTGACGTCATCACGGTGGTTGCGCAGGGAAACGGCCGCCTTGGCGACCATCGGCTTGACCACGAGGTAGATGACAACGGCGGCAATAAAACCGATCCCGAGTGCCGTCGGGAAGTCGACTTTGACGATGTGCTTGACCCCTTTGAGCATCAGGTAGGTGACAAAGGCCCACCCCATCACGGAGACATAGAGCGGGACCATCTTTTTCATCGCACTCAGTTTATCCTCTTTGTAGATCATCGTCTTTTTGATCGTAAAGAGAAAGAGTGCGGCGATCACCCCGCCGAGCAGCGGAGAGATGACCCAGCTGGCGGCGATGGTTCCCATTGTCCCCCACGCCACCGCACCGAAACCGGACGCGGCGATCCCCGCACCCATAACGCCCCCGACAATGGAGTGCGTCGTTGAGACCGGTGCGCCCATCGACGTCGCCAGGTTCAGCCAGAGCCCGCCCGCCAGCAGTGCCGCGGTCATCGCCCAGATGAACTGGGAAGCATCCACGAAGGCCGAAGGGTCGATAATCCCCTTCTTGATCGTGCCCACGACATCGCCGCCGGCAATAAGGGCCCCGCTCGCTTCAAAGATGGCCGCGATAATGATCGCACCGCCCATCGTCAGTGCCCGCGAGCCTACCGCGGGACCGACATTGTTCGCAACGTCGTTCGCACCGATGTTGAGTGCCATATAGGCCCCGAACAGTGCGGCGATCGCCAGGAAAAGGCTGTTGGTAACGCCCGAATGCGTTACGGAACTGTAAAAGAGAACGCCGACCATGAAAAAGAGGGCAAGCCCCAATTTCGTGAAATCGTTTTTCGAGCTTTTGACAGCCTTCTTCTCCATTTTTTTGACGGTTCTAATATCCATCGTTTCTCCCCAATTGATATTTATGCGTGATAAAGTGCCTCGTAAACCTTCAGCGCCTGTGTATGCGCCTTGACGTCGTGCGCCCGGATGATCTCGGCACCGTTGCGCACGGCTTCGAGATGCAGGGCCAGCGTTCCCGGTAACCGTTCAGACGGTTCGGAGGGAACAATTTTAGCAATCATCGACTTACGGCTGGCCCCGACGAGCAGCGGGTACCCGAAGCGTCTGAAATGCGCCAGGTCGCGGATGAGTTTGAGGTTGTGTTCAAGGCTCTTTCCAAAGCCGATGCCGACGTCGAGGACGATCTGCTCAACCCCGAACGCTTTCGCCTTGGCGATCCGTGCTTCGAAAAAGTCGGTCAGCTCCCCGAAAAGATCACTGTACTCCGGCTGCGCCTGCATGGTCTGCGGGGTCCCCTGCATGTGCATGATGACGGCCGTGGCCCCGTATTCACCGCAGAGCTTTGCCACAGCGTCGTCGGCCAGTCCCGTGATGTCGTTGACAATGCTGAAACCGCGTTCGAGCGCATAGGAGATGACCCTCGGGGCATAGCTGTCGAGGCTGAACGCCGCGCGCTCGTAGAGGCGGTGGGCATAGGCCGCATCGATGACGGGCTTCACCCGCTCGAGCTCTTCGTGCTCGGACACCGCCGCCGAGCCCGGCCGGGAGGAGACTCCGCCGAGATCGATGATCTCCGCCCCCTCCTCTATCATCGTTTCGATGTGCGCCACCGCGGCGCTGTCTTTAAAACGGCTCCCCGCGAAAAAGCTGTCCTCGTTGGTATTGACGACCCCCATGACCTTTGCCGGTCCGGGCTTTTGCATGCCGGCGAAACGCTTGAGCTCCGCGGCCAGCTCTTTGAGGCCGAAGGGCTGTGCCAGCTCCTTGCGGGAGAGCTCCTGCAGCTGCCGTGTCGTAGCCAGCAGCAGGGCGTCGACCCGCGGGGTCTTTGCGACGATGGTGCCTTTGGGCACGGCCAGGTCCGCGCCGACGGAGAGGGCATCCTGCTTGAGGATATTCGCCGCACCGACGTGAAGGTCACGGATATAGAGGAAGTGCAGAGCCGCCTTGGCGGCAAGGATCTTCCGCCCGCCGGCATCGACGTCGAGGTTTTCCAGAAGCGCCGCGATATCGCTCCGGGGTGAAAGCATCTCAACCCGCACGCCGCTGCTCCGGTAAAAAGGACATCAATACGCTCAAAAGGACGTTCTGCAGCCGTGCGTTCACTTCAAGCAGCCGGAATGCCCGGTCAAAGGCATCGAGCTGCTCTTCGCTCAGCGGCAGCTTCTCGACGACGCTCGCCTGGTAGAAGAGCCGCTCGATCAGCGCCTTGGACTCGTGACGGTCCATCCGTCCCACCGAGGTGACAAAACCGTACAGCGCCCCCAGGTCAAGCGCTCCGAGGGTCAGTTCGACCCCCTGCGGCGCTTCACCGGAGAGCTCATTGAGGATCGGCAGGCGCGAACGGACCGTCGGCAGCAGAACCGACTTGCTCGACGCGATGATGACGAGGGCGATGTTGGCGGGGGGTTCTTCGAGCAGTTTGAGCAGGGCGTTCTGTGAGTAGATATTGAACTGTTTCGCCGCCAGTACGACGTACTTCAGCGACGCCTCGCTGATGTAGGCTTCGGCGATGACCGCCTTGGCGTCTTCGATGAGAAAGTCGTCGCGGACGAACCCGACGACGCGGCTTGGATGGACCGCCTGCCTGAAAGCCTCGAAACGCTCCTCGATCTCTTCGGCGAGAATGATGTGGCTGCGTTCGAAACTACTCATCCGTGTCGATTTCCCCGAAGAGCACGGCATTGAGCGAAAGATCGAAAAGCCGGTAGAGCTGGATCAGTTTGATATCCAGGTAGGGGTCGAAGGAGCGCAGTTTCATCGCATGCCCGAACTCTTCGTCAAGAAGCCAGAGGCAGCTGTTGTCCGCCCGCTTGGCGATCTCGGAGCGCGGGTCGCTCCCCTTGCCGACGTACCAGAAGAAGTAGTTGCTGTCGAAGGAGAGGTCGAGCATATCGGCCAGCATGTCCATCGCGTCCCCGCTCGTCATCTCGTCGAACTCCGGGTAGATCCGGTCCAGGCTGATCAGCGGGACCATCGGCCGGTCGTTGGAGAGCTGGTTGATCGTCGTCGAGATGTAGTGCTGGAACCATTTGCGTTTGCGGTCGGTCACCAGGACGATCGTCTTGCCCGAGACGATCTGCGACACGGCCAGCATCGTGGAAGCCGTCCACTCGAAACGGTTCTCTTCGACCCAGTTGAACGACGCCCCTTCGGCGCGTATGGTCTCGAGCATCCATTTCATGAACGACTGCATGGGGGGTTACTTCTCCAGTTCGTAAACGCTGTGAAGCGCGCGTACCGCCAGTTCGGCGTATTTTTCGTCGATGACCATCGAGACTTTGATCTCGGAGGTGGAGATCATCATGATGTTGATGTTCTCCTGCGCCATCGACTTGAACGCCTTCGCCGCAACGCCCGTGTGCGATTTCATGCCGACGCCGACGATGGAAACCTTGCAGATCTTCTCGTCGTAGCTTGCCTCTTTGATCTCGCCCTTTTCAATGAAGGTCTCGACGACCTTTTTCGCGTCGCCCAGTTCGTTCATCGGGACGGTGAAGTCCATGTTGGTCGAATCGTCATGCCCCAGGGTCTGGATGATCATGTCGATGTTGACGTTGCTGGCTGCCAGCTTGCCGAAAATATCGGAAGCGATGCCCGGACGGTCGACAACGCCTCCCAGTGAGATACGCGCCTGATTACGGTCGAGCGCCACACCGCTAACCAATGGTTTTTCCATAATGTTCTCTTCCTTTGTGATCAATGTCCCTTCGGCATCCGAAAAGCTCGAACGGGTCACGAGATTGACGTTAAGTTTTTTGGCCAGTTCGACCGAACGGTTCTGCAGGACTTTCGCCCCGAGCGAGGCCAGTTCGAGCATCTCGTCGTAGGAGATCCGCTCCAGTTTCTTCGCTTTGGGTTCGATGCGGGGGTCCGTCGTGTAGATCCCGTCGACGTCGGTGTAGATCTCGCAGAGATCCGCTTCAAGCGCCCCGGCGATCGCCACGGCGGAGAGGTCGCTGCCCCCGCGCCCGAGGGTCGTGACACGCCCCTCTTCGTTGACGCCCTGGAATCCGGCGACGACCACGACTTTGCCCTCGCCGAGTGCACGGCGCATCGGTGCCGGGTCGATATGCTCGATCCGCGCTTTCGTATGGACCGTATCGGTCACGATTCCCGCGCGGCGGCCGCTCAT is a genomic window of Sulfurimonas sp. HSL1-2 containing:
- the folP gene encoding dihydropteroate synthase, which encodes MLSPRSDIAALLENLDVDAGGRKILAAKAALHFLYIRDLHVGAANILKQDALSVGADLAVPKGTIVAKTPRVDALLLATTRQLQELSRKELAQPFGLKELAAELKRFAGMQKPGPAKVMGVVNTNEDSFFAGSRFKDSAAVAHIETMIEEGAEIIDLGGVSSRPGSAAVSEHEELERVKPVIDAAYAHRLYERAAFSLDSYAPRVISYALERGFSIVNDITGLADDAVAKLCGEYGATAVIMHMQGTPQTMQAQPEYSDLFGELTDFFEARIAKAKAFGVEQIVLDVGIGFGKSLEHNLKLIRDLAHFRRFGYPLLVGASRKSMIAKIVPSEPSERLPGTLALHLEAVRNGAEIIRAHDVKAHTQALKVYEALYHA
- a CDS encoding HobA family DNA replication regulator, giving the protein MQSFMKWMLETIRAEGASFNWVEENRFEWTASTMLAVSQIVSGKTIVLVTDRKRKWFQHYISTTINQLSNDRPMVPLISLDRIYPEFDEMTSGDAMDMLADMLDLSFDSNYFFWYVGKGSDPRSEIAKRADNSCLWLLDEEFGHAMKLRSFDPYLDIKLIQLYRLFDLSLNAVLFGEIDTDE
- a CDS encoding inorganic phosphate transporter, with protein sequence MDIRTVKKMEKKAVKSSKNDFTKLGLALFFMVGVLFYSSVTHSGVTNSLFLAIAALFGAYMALNIGANDVANNVGPAVGSRALTMGGAIIIAAIFEASGALIAGGDVVGTIKKGIIDPSAFVDASQFIWAMTAALLAGGLWLNLATSMGAPVSTTHSIVGGVMGAGIAASGFGAVAWGTMGTIAASWVISPLLGGVIAALFLFTIKKTMIYKEDKLSAMKKMVPLYVSVMGWAFVTYLMLKGVKHIVKVDFPTALGIGFIAAVVIYLVVKPMVAKAAVSLRNHRDDVNKLFTIPLIFAAALLSFAHGANDVANAVGPLAGIADAVQHSVISTKASIPMWVMLVGAIGIALGLALYGPKLIRTVGSEITELDQVRAYSIAMAAAITVIVASQLGLPVSSTHIAIGGVFGVGFLREFLYHTKEEELIRVERRQLIEDEKLLHALNAEKETLEARQGKSQEDYERIVQLYRMIEDEEEKIRLDKKQLKRAQKIKYVKRDAIKKIIAAWVITVPAAAVLSAAIFYTIRGMML
- a CDS encoding DNA polymerase III subunit delta', translated to MSSFERSHIILAEEIEERFEAFRQAVHPSRVVGFVRDDFLIEDAKAVIAEAYISEASLKYVVLAAKQFNIYSQNALLKLLEEPPANIALVIIASSKSVLLPTVRSRLPILNELSGEAPQGVELTLGALDLGALYGFVTSVGRMDRHESKALIERLFYQASVVEKLPLSEEQLDAFDRAFRLLEVNARLQNVLLSVLMSFLPEQRRAG
- a CDS encoding aspartate kinase, which gives rise to MLIVQKYGGTSVGDLERIQNVADRVAKTVKEGNDVVVVVSAMSGETNKLVAYAEHYSDNPKREEVDMLLSSGERVTAALLSIALNEMGLPAESMSGRRAGIVTDTVHTKARIEHIDPAPMRRALGEGKVVVVAGFQGVNEEGRVTTLGRGGSDLSAVAIAGALEADLCEIYTDVDGIYTTDPRIEPKAKKLERISYDEMLELASLGAKVLQNRSVELAKKLNVNLVTRSSFSDAEGTLITKEENIMEKPLVSGVALDRNQARISLGGVVDRPGIASDIFGKLAASNVNIDMIIQTLGHDDSTNMDFTVPMNELGDAKKVVETFIEKGEIKEASYDEKICKVSIVGVGMKSHTGVAAKAFKSMAQENINIMMISTSEIKVSMVIDEKYAELAVRALHSVYELEK